The Stutzerimonas stutzeri RCH2 genomic interval TGCCTTCGCCGTACTGCTGCTTGTCGTGGATGACGGCAACGTTCTTCGGTTTGACGTGGTCGGCGATGAAGTTGCCGGCGGTCGGGCCCTGCAAGCTGTCGAGGCCGATGGTGCGGAAGATCAGTTCATAACCGCGGGAGGTGATGTCCGGGCTGGTGGAAGCCGCGGTGATCATCAGGATGCCTTCGTCCTCGTAGATGTCGGACGCGGGTTGCGTGGAGCTGGAGCAGAGATGGCCGACCACGAACTTGACGTTGTCGTTGACGATCTTGTTGGCAACCGCCACGGCCTGTTTCGGATCGCAGGCGTCGTCGTAGCGAACACCCTTCAGTTGCGCGCCGTTCACCCCGCCGGCCTTGTTGATCTGCTCGATGGCCATTTCGGCCCCGATGAACTGCATGTCCCCGTACTGCGCCACCGGCCCGGTTACCGGCCCTGCCAATCCGATGCGGATGGTATCGGCGGCCAGGGTATAGCTGGCTGCGCCGGTCAGTGCCATTGCCAGGAAAATTTTCGAAAGACGCTGCTTGGTCTTCATAAGTGCTCCACTTGCATCGTTATTGTTTGAATCCTGCGGGCCGGAGCGCCGTTAAGAGGCGAACATCCCGAAACGCTCCGGCAACTGTACCGGCACAGTGTAGAAGTGTCTCCTGCGTTTGCACAGCCGGCAGATTCAACCGTTTGATGGGAATCGGGGCGCGGGTATCATTGCGCCTTTTTCGTATCTGGTGAGTCCCATGGCCGACGACGCAAGCACTCTTTATGCCAAGCTGCTGGGCGAAACTGCAGCGATAACCTGGCAGGAACTGCAGCCGTTCTTCGCTCGCGGAGCGCTGTTACAGGTGGCGGGGGATGCCGATCTGGTCGCAGTGGCGCAGGCCGTCGCCGAGGACGATCAGGCCAGGGTGGCCGCATGGCTGAATGCTGGACAGCTGGCGAAAATGCAGGCCGAGCAGGCGCAGGACTGGCAGCAGCGCGACCCCACCTTGTGGGCCGTGGTGGTGGCCCCCTGGGTGTTGGTGCAGGAGCGTGAACAGCAGCCCGTGGTGCACTGAAACTGGGCGAGGCGCGCAGCCGGGTAATCGACTGCGCAACCAGCGTCGCCCTCTCAAGGTCAGCCGATCTTCTTGCAGACATCCTTTCGATTTGGCATCTGCTTGCATTTTTCGCCGAGCATGCGCAGTTCGCTCTCATCTTTCTTGAGCTTATGAGCGAGCATCTTTTCGACAATGAACTGTTCCTGTGAACCCAGGTGGCGTTCAGCCCGTTCAATGGTTGCAAGGGCCGCAACTGCATCGCCATTGTTCAGATGATAGTGAACCAGTTGTTCGTAGACCTCCGGTCCCGCTAGCGACCAGTCCTTGATTGCGTTGAGCTGCGCCAGTGCACGACGTTTGTCACCAGTTGCCATGTGGACGTTGAAGAGGCTACGACGAATGCCTGGCTGGTTAGCCACCGGAGACTTCAGGGCTCGCTCGGCCAAGGTTCGGGCATCCTTCAGATTCTTCTGAGCCAGGGCCTCGTTGGCTCCGTAGGCGTTCTTGTAAGCGTCCAGTGAGGCTTTCACGCTTGGGGTGTTGCGGACTGTAAGCCAGTTCCGTTTATTCACCCGGTGATAACGCTCGGCATCGTACTCGCGCTGCAGATATTGGCGCAGGTCGTCATCGCGACGCTGGGCTGACATGTGTGAGCGGGTGAGGTGCTGGCCGACTGCGCTGACGGTCGTCATCAGGCCTTGATTGACGAACGTGTTGATCTCCTGGGTAAAGCCGTTCAGGTCGAGGCGCTGCAGCGAATCTTGCATCGCGCCCCGTCGCGCCTGGATAAAACCGGCCAGGAGGGGTTCCTGCTTTCCCTGGAAATCGCTAAGCCGCTGCAGACTGTGGCTGGCACCGCGCGGCGCGT includes:
- a CDS encoding DUF2288 domain-containing protein, with the protein product MADDASTLYAKLLGETAAITWQELQPFFARGALLQVAGDADLVAVAQAVAEDDQARVAAWLNAGQLAKMQAEQAQDWQQRDPTLWAVVVAPWVLVQEREQQPVVH
- a CDS encoding M48 family metallopeptidase; translation: MRRTDLLRKRAALAAALLLTCLGGCSTLKGAPDALINLAGQSTQSGFQGKYLEQEEVRSYFRLDPQHNHNLRLSYDGRSLPANEIRQQNVVLIPALQNYLQGIVERLAKGWPGEQPQLRVTVTDSYSFGPSADPYGNLYVPLGMLESVESEDEIAAMLAHEMSHVLLRHHDRRQAFNEQRELLTNIATTAVIATMVADSRLDRGASKWKVVSKNPQATQKAVGETVLYTSLANTFSDNVWNTAWGRAQEDQADLLGTDLLIKARYAPRGASHSLQRLSDFQGKQEPLLAGFIQARRGAMQDSLQRLDLNGFTQEINTFVNQGLMTTVSAVGQHLTRSHMSAQRRDDDLRQYLQREYDAERYHRVNKRNWLTVRNTPSVKASLDAYKNAYGANEALAQKNLKDARTLAERALKSPVANQPGIRRSLFNVHMATGDKRRALAQLNAIKDWSLAGPEVYEQLVHYHLNNGDAVAALATIERAERHLGSQEQFIVEKMLAHKLKKDESELRMLGEKCKQMPNRKDVCKKIG